Proteins from a genomic interval of Acinonyx jubatus isolate Ajub_Pintada_27869175 chromosome B4, VMU_Ajub_asm_v1.0, whole genome shotgun sequence:
- the LOC106989865 gene encoding olfactory receptor 6C4-like: MGNQTSVIEFILLGLTADTELQAVLFLFLLLTYVLSIMGNLTIIILTTLDYRLQTPMYFFLRNFSILEISFTSVFVPKMLVNIGTGDRTISFAACFTQYFFAILLGATEFYLLAAMSFDRYVAICKPLHYTTVMSRRLCIQLVLCSWLSGFLVVIGPHIMTLQLPFCASNIINHYCCDYTVLLHLACSDTHFIEVMEFILAAVTLIFTLVLVILSYTYIIRTILRIPSVQQRKKAFSTCSSHMIVVSLSYGSCIFMYINPSVKDAETFNKGVAVLNTSVAPLLNPFIYTLRNKQVKIAFKDMVSKVTAFSRK; this comes from the coding sequence ATGGGCAACCAGACATCAGTGATAGAGTTCATTCTTCTTGGACTGACAGCTGACACTGAGCTTCAGGctgtgcttttcctttttctgttgctAACTTACGTCTTAAGCATCATGGGAAACCTGACCATCATCATTCTGACCACGCTGGATTATCGCCTCCAGACTCCTATGTATTTCTTCCTCCGGAATTTTTCCATTCTGGAAATATCTTTTACCTCTGTCTTTGTTCCCAAAATGCTAGTCAATATTGGAACTGGAGACAGGACTATCTCCTTTGCTGCTTGTTTCACTCAGTATTTTTTTGCCATCCTTCTGGGAGCAACCGAGTTTTATCTTTTAGCTGCCATGTCCTTTGACCGCTACGTTGCCATTTGCAAACCCCTACACTATACAACTGTAATGAGCAGGAGACTCTGCATTCAACTTGTCTTGTGTTCCTGGCTCTCTGGTTTTTTGGTTGTCATTGGGCCTCATATAATGACTCTCCAGCTGCCTTTCTGTGCATCCAACATCATCAATCATTACTGCTGTGACTATACTGTACTGTTGCATCTAGCTTGTTCAGACACACATTTCATAGAAGTGATGGAGTTCATCTTGGCTGCAGTCACCCTCATCTTCACCTTGGTGCTAGTGATCCTTTCCTACACGTACATTATCAGGACAATTCTGAGAATCCCCTCTgttcaacagagaaaaaaagctttttctACATGTTCCTCTCATATGATTGTGGTCTCACTTTCTTATGGAAGTTGTATCTTTATGTACATAAATCCTTCTGTTAAGGATGCAGAAACTTTTAATAAGGGCGTGGCTGTTTTAAATACATCAGTTGCCCCTCTGTTGAACCCTTTCATCTATACCCTCAGGAATAAGCAAGTGAAAATAGCCTTCAAAGATATGGTCAGCAAAGTAACagctttttcaagaaaataa